The Ptiloglossa arizonensis isolate GNS036 chromosome 13, iyPtiAriz1_principal, whole genome shotgun sequence genome window below encodes:
- the LOC143153669 gene encoding uncharacterized protein LOC143153669, with protein sequence MIQEKENVSSDQRKLIFAGVDTSSLLSKAGIFYCESLDFIGNVGEPFQDKEGLPPYLNLLNFADKKLEELCTLRLYYSAGIVLFI encoded by the exons ATGATTCAGgagaaagaaaatgtttcatcAGATCAACGAAAGCTGATTTTTGCAG GAGTCGACACTTCATCTTTGTTGTCAAAAGCTGGCATTTTTTATTGTGAATCTTTGGATTTCATTGGAAATGTCGGGGAACCATTTCAGGACAAGGAAGGATTACCTCCATACCTGAATTTATTGAACTTTGCCGATAAAAAACTTGAAGAACTCTGCACACTTAGATTATACTATTCAGCAGGAATAGTACTCTTCATTTAG